A window from Ramlibacter pinisoli encodes these proteins:
- a CDS encoding PPC domain-containing DNA-binding protein — protein MDRLPLRLPPGVDLRRALEDAAARPGMESAFVVAGIGSLVEARLRYAGAATDSVVAGPLEILTLSGTLGASGAHLHMAVSDASGRVSGGHVGYGNTVRTTAELLLVALSDWSLTREHDPATGFHELVIRPRGGTRHAA, from the coding sequence ATGGACCGGTTGCCCCTTCGCCTGCCGCCCGGCGTGGACCTGCGGCGCGCCCTGGAAGACGCTGCGGCGAGACCCGGGATGGAGTCCGCGTTCGTGGTCGCCGGGATCGGCAGCCTGGTCGAGGCCCGTCTCCGGTACGCGGGCGCGGCCACCGACAGCGTGGTCGCCGGTCCCCTGGAAATCCTCACCCTCTCGGGCACGCTCGGCGCGTCGGGGGCGCACCTGCACATGGCGGTCTCCGATGCGTCCGGCCGCGTGTCCGGCGGCCACGTCGGCTACGGCAACACGGTCCGCACGACAGCCGAGCTTCTTCTGGTTGCGCTCAGCGACTGGTCGCTCACGCGCGAGCACGATCCGGCCACCGGCTTCCACGAGCTCGTGATCCGTCCACGGGGAGGAACGCGGCATGCGGCTTGA
- a CDS encoding DUF2306 domain-containing protein, which produces MQFKSSASLVRWLLTPFVRVAPTPVQVVLLLLLAAFAAPVFLVVEAPLLLGLDQAWSARIRPYGWLLHLHAACGVLALLTGPFQLVPGVRVHYPRVHRVLGYVYLSTIAIAAPVAIWIAVFHIEPAERLASVAQALLWLFTTLAALVAIRATDVATHRLWMARSYALTLTFVIVRFTTEVLGFRFPADAGGAAAMIWLSTVCVVLAADAIVAFWRPAARPAPRGPAARRSA; this is translated from the coding sequence ATGCAGTTCAAGAGTTCCGCCTCCCTGGTCCGCTGGCTCCTCACTCCGTTCGTGCGGGTCGCGCCGACGCCCGTCCAGGTAGTCCTGCTGCTTCTGCTGGCGGCGTTCGCGGCGCCGGTTTTCCTGGTGGTCGAGGCGCCGCTCCTGCTGGGCCTGGACCAGGCCTGGTCCGCGCGCATCCGGCCCTACGGCTGGCTGCTGCACCTGCACGCTGCCTGCGGCGTGCTGGCGTTGCTCACCGGGCCGTTCCAGCTCGTCCCCGGGGTGCGCGTGCACTACCCGCGGGTGCATCGCGTGCTGGGCTACGTGTACCTGTCGACCATCGCCATCGCCGCACCGGTGGCGATCTGGATCGCGGTCTTCCACATCGAACCGGCGGAGCGGCTGGCATCCGTCGCCCAGGCCCTGCTGTGGCTGTTCACCACGCTGGCCGCGCTGGTGGCCATCCGCGCCACGGACGTCGCGACGCATCGCCTGTGGATGGCGCGCAGCTATGCACTGACGCTGACCTTCGTCATCGTGCGCTTCACCACCGAGGTGCTCGGGTTCCGGTTCCCGGCCGATGCCGGCGGCGCCGCGGCCATGATCTGGCTGTCGACGGTCTGCGTGGTCCTGGCAGCCGATGCGATCGTGGCGTTCTGGCGGCCGGCCGCGCGACCGGCGCCACGGGGCCCGGCGGCCCGGCGCTCGGCCTGA
- a CDS encoding sugar phosphate isomerase/epimerase family protein, whose protein sequence is MDTITLAGPLEAKLEAMAEAGFGQVMLKANDLVGHPQGWKAAARAVRASGLRGTGFQVLRDFEGLSGHLHQYKVDIARAMLEMCAELGCTVLLACSSTSTHATQDLDHIARDLRKLAMLAVPFGIRIAYEGLSWGRTVNEFTTAWDVVCRGDCPNLGLGLDSFHLLAANTGLDAIDELDPDRVFLVQLSDFMWQETRTFEERMATARTFRVFPGEGVHTPALVELVRRLDALGYRGDYSFEVFNDDYVQMPLPFVAQRAARSALWLAEDVLRRSVPLPDALRLRRAAQG, encoded by the coding sequence ATGGACACCATCACCCTGGCCGGCCCGCTGGAGGCCAAGCTGGAGGCGATGGCCGAGGCCGGCTTCGGCCAGGTGATGCTCAAGGCCAACGACCTGGTGGGCCATCCGCAAGGCTGGAAGGCTGCCGCGCGCGCGGTACGCGCCAGCGGCCTGCGCGGCACCGGCTTCCAGGTGCTGCGCGACTTCGAGGGCCTGTCGGGCCATCTGCACCAGTACAAGGTGGACATCGCGCGCGCCATGCTGGAGATGTGCGCCGAGCTCGGCTGCACGGTGCTGCTGGCCTGCTCGTCGACCTCCACCCACGCCACCCAGGACCTCGACCACATCGCCCGCGACCTGCGCAAGCTGGCCATGCTGGCGGTGCCGTTCGGCATCCGCATCGCCTACGAGGGCCTGTCGTGGGGCCGCACCGTCAACGAGTTCACCACCGCCTGGGACGTGGTGTGCCGCGGCGACTGCCCCAACCTGGGCCTGGGGCTGGATTCGTTCCACCTGCTGGCGGCCAACACCGGGCTGGATGCCATCGACGAGCTGGATCCGGATCGCGTGTTCCTGGTGCAGCTGTCCGACTTCATGTGGCAGGAGACCCGCACCTTCGAGGAGCGCATGGCCACCGCGCGCACCTTCCGCGTGTTCCCGGGCGAGGGCGTGCACACGCCGGCGCTGGTGGAACTGGTGCGCCGGCTCGACGCCCTGGGCTACCGCGGCGACTACAGCTTCGAGGTCTTCAACGACGACTACGTGCAGATGCCGCTGCCCTTCGTGGCCCAGCGTGCCGCACGCTCGGCGCTGTGGCTGGCCGAGGATGTGCTGCGCCGCTCGGTCCCGCTGCCCGACGCCCTGCGGTTGCGCCGCGCCGCGCAGGGCTGA
- a CDS encoding VOC family protein, with product MSDLLVHPDHAREPLQASFSDESNPLGLDGIEFVEFSTSKPQALGHVLEMMGFRPVARHRSREVLLYRQGGLNVVVDAHPVDGEAAPLSEVPAISAVAFRVRDARSAYRRVLDLGGWEVPTHPEAMELNIPAIHGAGGSRLYFVDRYKEFSIWDVDFVPIPTVDQRPPAVAGIHFFGVVQYIGAGRSADWIAFYEELFGLSLIPDEQRFGILPSGKLMRAPSLDLANQFMLQLIEPEPDVDDGRERLQRIGLGVPDVLAAVQALRARGMEFVESEAAHTERRGAITKTYLGGVVFELVHDEGPA from the coding sequence ATGAGCGACCTGCTTGTCCATCCCGACCACGCCCGCGAGCCGCTGCAGGCCTCGTTCAGCGACGAGTCCAACCCGCTCGGCCTGGACGGCATCGAGTTCGTCGAGTTCTCCACCTCCAAGCCGCAGGCGCTGGGGCACGTGCTCGAGATGATGGGCTTCCGCCCGGTGGCGCGGCACCGCTCGCGCGAGGTGCTGCTGTACCGCCAGGGCGGCCTGAACGTTGTGGTCGACGCCCACCCGGTCGACGGCGAGGCGGCGCCCCTGTCCGAGGTTCCGGCCATCAGCGCCGTGGCCTTCCGCGTGCGCGATGCCCGCTCGGCCTACCGCCGCGTGCTCGACCTGGGCGGCTGGGAGGTGCCCACGCATCCCGAGGCGATGGAGCTGAACATCCCGGCCATCCATGGCGCCGGCGGCAGCCGCCTGTACTTCGTCGACCGCTACAAGGAGTTCTCGATCTGGGACGTGGACTTCGTGCCCATCCCCACCGTCGACCAGCGCCCGCCGGCCGTGGCCGGCATCCACTTCTTCGGCGTGGTGCAGTACATCGGCGCCGGCCGCAGCGCCGACTGGATCGCGTTCTACGAGGAGCTGTTCGGCCTGTCGCTCATCCCCGACGAGCAGCGCTTCGGCATCCTGCCCTCGGGCAAGCTGATGCGGGCTCCGAGCCTGGACCTGGCCAACCAGTTCATGCTGCAGCTGATCGAGCCCGAGCCCGACGTCGACGACGGCCGCGAGCGGCTGCAGCGCATCGGCCTGGGCGTGCCCGACGTGCTGGCCGCGGTGCAGGCGCTGCGCGCGCGCGGCATGGAATTCGTCGAGTCCGAGGCCGCGCACACCGAGCGGCGCGGCGCCATCACCAAGACCTACCTGGGCGGCGTGGTGTTCGAGCTGGTGCACGACGAGGGGCCGGCGTGA
- a CDS encoding shikimate dehydrogenase family protein, whose protein sequence is MNARSHPRAMQIDGHTELIAHLGWPTHSFKAPMIYNPYFESVGVNAVVVPMGVRPDSFAPVLRSLFALENIRGALITMPHKVSVVELLDEVTPTVKVAGACNAVRRDVAGRLTGDMFDGEGFVRGLRRKGLQVAGARALVVGCGGVGSAIAASLAAAGVAALALYDVHQPSVEGLAQRLRTHYPAIDVSIGSNDPAGMDLAVNATPMGMNPGDPLPMPMDRLEPRTFVGEVVMKTEMTAFLTAAQARGCPVQVGTDMLFEMIPAYLEFFGYPTTDAQTLRSVARLQY, encoded by the coding sequence ATGAACGCCCGCAGCCACCCGCGCGCCATGCAGATCGACGGCCACACCGAACTCATCGCCCACCTGGGGTGGCCGACGCACTCGTTCAAGGCGCCGATGATCTACAACCCCTACTTCGAGTCGGTCGGCGTCAACGCCGTGGTCGTCCCGATGGGGGTGCGCCCCGACAGCTTCGCGCCGGTGCTGCGCAGCCTGTTCGCGCTGGAGAACATCCGCGGCGCGCTGATCACCATGCCGCACAAGGTGAGCGTGGTCGAGCTGCTCGACGAGGTGACGCCCACCGTCAAGGTGGCCGGCGCCTGCAACGCCGTGCGGCGCGATGTCGCCGGGCGGCTGACGGGCGACATGTTCGACGGCGAGGGCTTCGTGCGCGGGTTGCGCCGCAAGGGCCTGCAGGTGGCCGGCGCGCGCGCGCTGGTGGTCGGCTGCGGCGGCGTCGGCTCGGCCATCGCGGCGTCGCTGGCGGCCGCCGGCGTCGCGGCGCTGGCGCTGTACGACGTGCACCAGCCGTCGGTGGAAGGCCTGGCGCAGCGCCTGCGCACGCACTACCCGGCCATCGACGTGAGCATCGGCAGCAACGACCCCGCCGGCATGGACCTGGCCGTCAACGCCACGCCCATGGGCATGAACCCCGGCGACCCGCTGCCCATGCCGATGGACCGGCTCGAGCCGCGCACCTTCGTCGGCGAGGTGGTGATGAAGACCGAGATGACCGCCTTCCTCACCGCTGCCCAGGCGCGCGGCTGCCCGGTGCAGGTGGGCACCGACATGCTGTTCGAGATGATCCCGGCCTACCTCGAATTCTTCGGCTACCCGACGACCGACGCCCAGACCCTGCGCTCGGTCGCCCGCCTGCAGTACTGA
- a CDS encoding DctP family TRAP transporter solute-binding subunit — MKRLFVKTLVATAAVAVLGIAPLAQAQTRTLKFANQNAKGHPIVLGMDKFAEIVNAKSGGKLKVTVFPGGALGSDQANLSSLQGGTLEMAAMNSGIFASVVKDFAVYDFPFLVSSPKEADALLDGPVGKQLHTRLEEKGLVGLAYFDLGFRELTNSKRPIAKVEDIAGLKLRVIPNPINVDWVSALGANPTPLPFPELYAALEQKAVDGQENPVATIQGAKLNEVQKYMTLTNHQYNPQSVVISKKVWDQLSADEKKLLQDAATESAKYQREQTRTAGSTILEALKKGGLQVTELPAAEVGKLRDKMKPVIAKHSAGIEATVSAVQAELDKVRK; from the coding sequence GTGAAACGACTGTTCGTCAAGACCCTGGTGGCCACCGCCGCCGTCGCCGTCCTCGGCATCGCCCCGCTGGCGCAGGCCCAGACCCGCACCCTCAAGTTCGCCAACCAGAACGCCAAGGGCCATCCCATCGTGCTGGGCATGGACAAGTTCGCCGAGATCGTCAATGCCAAGTCCGGCGGCAAGCTCAAGGTCACGGTGTTCCCCGGCGGCGCGCTCGGCAGCGACCAGGCCAACCTGTCGTCGCTGCAGGGCGGCACGCTGGAGATGGCCGCGATGAACTCGGGCATCTTCGCCAGCGTCGTGAAGGACTTCGCCGTCTACGACTTCCCCTTCCTCGTCTCCAGCCCGAAGGAGGCCGACGCCCTGCTCGACGGCCCGGTCGGCAAGCAGCTGCACACCAGGCTGGAGGAGAAGGGCCTGGTCGGCCTGGCCTACTTCGACCTGGGCTTTCGTGAGCTGACCAACAGCAAGCGCCCGATCGCCAAGGTCGAGGACATCGCCGGCCTGAAGCTGCGCGTCATCCCCAACCCGATCAACGTCGACTGGGTCTCCGCGCTGGGCGCCAACCCGACGCCGCTGCCGTTCCCCGAGCTGTACGCCGCGCTGGAGCAGAAGGCGGTGGACGGGCAGGAGAACCCGGTGGCCACCATCCAGGGCGCCAAGCTCAACGAGGTGCAGAAGTACATGACCCTCACCAACCACCAGTACAACCCGCAGTCGGTGGTGATCAGCAAGAAGGTCTGGGACCAGCTGTCGGCCGACGAGAAGAAGCTGCTGCAGGATGCCGCCACCGAATCGGCCAAGTACCAGCGCGAGCAGACCCGCACCGCCGGCAGCACCATCCTGGAGGCGCTCAAGAAGGGCGGCCTGCAGGTCACCGAACTGCCCGCGGCCGAGGTGGGCAAGCTGCGCGACAAGATGAAGCCGGTGATCGCCAAGCACTCGGCCGGCATCGAGGCCACCGTGAGCGCCGTGCAGGCCGAGCTGGACAAGGTCCGCAAGTAA
- a CDS encoding TRAP transporter large permease → MTITIFLGSLLGAMALGVPIAFSLLACGAALMWHMGMFDPQILAQNTLEGANSFPLLAVPFFMLAGEIMNTGGLSRRIVHLAMTLVGHVRGGLGYVAILAAALMSALSGSAVADAAALAALLLPMMTRAGYDKARSAGLLASAAVMGPIIPPSIGFVVFGVAANVSISKLFIAGIVPGILLGGALWVTWWWMVRRQKIDPPPRASRQEVLVALKDATFALGLPLIVLVGLKFGVFTPTEAAVVAAVYALFVSMVIYRELKPSQLYPLFLAAAQTTAVVMFLVAAAMVSAWMITVANLPAELVSLLQPLLDRPTLLMLAIMVVTMVVGTAMDMTPTILILTPVFMPLVKAAGIDPVYFGVLFMINNSIGLITPPVGTILSTVAGVGKISMDEVTRGVWPFMLAQFAVMFLMVFFPQLVLAPLRWLY, encoded by the coding sequence ATGACCATCACCATCTTCCTGGGCTCCCTGCTCGGCGCCATGGCGCTGGGCGTGCCCATCGCCTTCTCGCTGCTCGCCTGCGGCGCCGCGCTCATGTGGCACATGGGCATGTTCGATCCGCAGATCCTGGCGCAGAACACGCTCGAGGGCGCCAACAGCTTCCCGCTGCTGGCCGTTCCCTTCTTCATGCTGGCCGGCGAGATCATGAACACCGGCGGCCTGTCGCGGCGCATCGTCCACCTGGCCATGACGCTGGTGGGCCACGTGCGCGGCGGCCTGGGCTACGTGGCCATCCTGGCCGCGGCCCTGATGTCGGCGCTGTCCGGATCGGCGGTGGCCGACGCGGCCGCGCTGGCAGCGCTGCTGCTGCCGATGATGACCCGCGCCGGCTACGACAAGGCGCGCTCGGCCGGCCTGCTGGCCTCGGCGGCGGTCATGGGCCCCATCATCCCGCCCAGCATCGGCTTCGTCGTGTTCGGCGTCGCCGCCAACGTGTCGATCTCCAAGCTGTTCATCGCCGGCATCGTCCCCGGCATCCTGCTGGGCGGCGCCCTGTGGGTCACCTGGTGGTGGATGGTGCGCCGGCAGAAGATCGATCCGCCGCCGCGCGCCAGCCGCCAGGAGGTGCTGGTGGCCCTGAAGGACGCCACCTTCGCGCTCGGCCTGCCGCTCATCGTGCTGGTGGGCCTGAAGTTCGGCGTCTTCACGCCGACCGAGGCCGCCGTCGTGGCCGCCGTCTACGCCTTGTTCGTCTCGATGGTGATCTACCGCGAGCTGAAGCCGTCGCAGCTGTACCCGCTGTTCCTGGCCGCCGCGCAGACCACCGCGGTGGTGATGTTCCTGGTGGCTGCCGCCATGGTGTCGGCCTGGATGATCACGGTGGCCAACCTGCCGGCCGAACTGGTGAGCCTGCTGCAGCCGCTGCTGGACCGCCCGACGCTGCTGATGCTGGCCATCATGGTGGTCACCATGGTGGTGGGCACGGCGATGGACATGACGCCCACCATCCTGATCCTGACGCCGGTGTTCATGCCGCTGGTCAAGGCCGCCGGCATCGACCCGGTCTATTTCGGCGTGCTGTTCATGATCAACAACTCCATCGGCCTGATCACGCCGCCGGTGGGCACCATCCTCAGCACCGTGGCCGGGGTGGGCAAGATCAGCATGGACGAGGTGACCCGGGGCGTCTGGCCCTTCATGCTGGCCCAGTTCGCCGTCATGTTCCTGATGGTGTTCTTCCCGCAGCTGGTGCTGGCGCCGTTGCGCTGGCTGTACTGA
- a CDS encoding TRAP transporter small permease subunit produces MLDRLIDQLCRVFAFLMVVALALMVVMVFGNVVLRYGFNSGITVSEELSRWLFVWMTFLGSVVALRHHGHLGTDTLVSRLPVLGKKICLGATHLLMLYLCWLMGQGGWQQTMINRTTTSAVMEASMAWFYASGVVFAVLAGIIIASEFWKLVTGQLADDQLIGIVESEEEVADDARASTEARPA; encoded by the coding sequence GTGCTCGATCGACTCATCGACCAGCTCTGCCGCGTCTTTGCCTTCCTCATGGTCGTCGCCCTCGCGCTGATGGTCGTGATGGTGTTCGGCAACGTCGTGCTGCGCTACGGCTTCAATTCCGGAATCACCGTGTCGGAGGAGCTGTCCCGCTGGCTCTTCGTCTGGATGACCTTCCTGGGCTCGGTGGTCGCGCTGCGCCACCACGGCCACCTGGGCACCGACACGCTGGTGTCGCGCCTGCCGGTGCTGGGCAAGAAGATCTGCCTGGGCGCCACCCACCTGCTGATGCTGTACCTGTGCTGGCTCATGGGGCAGGGCGGCTGGCAGCAGACCATGATCAACCGCACCACCACCAGCGCCGTGATGGAGGCCTCGATGGCTTGGTTCTATGCCAGCGGCGTGGTGTTCGCGGTGCTCGCCGGGATCATCATCGCCAGCGAGTTCTGGAAGCTGGTCACCGGCCAGCTCGCCGACGACCAGCTGATCGGGATCGTCGAATCCGAGGAAGAAGTGGCGGACGACGCCCGTGCCAGCACCGAAGCGAGGCCCGCATGA
- a CDS encoding TetR/AcrR family transcriptional regulator → MNEPVRVERARTAPAARQAARPEPGRTNDPERTKADILRVAEAEFGEKGLAGARIDEIAELTRTSKRMIYYYFGSKEGLYLAVLEESYRRVRDIESELHLQDLEPEDALRRLVAFTFDHHLDHENYIRLVMSENIHRGEYLAQSRRIQDLNVPAIAAIRNLLDRGVQSGLFRKGLDPVDIHASISALSFFNVSNRHTFSLIFKLDMQSKAYIAQRRENVVEMVVRFVRKL, encoded by the coding sequence ATGAACGAACCAGTTCGTGTCGAGCGTGCGAGGACCGCCCCGGCGGCGCGCCAGGCCGCGCGCCCGGAACCCGGCCGCACCAACGACCCGGAGCGCACCAAGGCCGACATCCTGCGGGTGGCGGAGGCCGAGTTCGGCGAGAAGGGGCTGGCCGGCGCGCGCATCGACGAGATCGCGGAGCTCACCCGCACCAGCAAGCGGATGATCTACTACTACTTCGGCAGCAAGGAGGGCCTGTACCTCGCCGTGCTGGAGGAGTCGTACCGCCGGGTGCGCGACATCGAGTCGGAACTGCACCTGCAGGACCTGGAGCCCGAGGACGCGCTGCGCCGGCTGGTGGCTTTCACCTTCGACCACCACCTGGACCACGAGAACTACATCCGGCTGGTGATGTCCGAGAACATCCACCGCGGCGAGTACCTGGCGCAGAGCCGGCGCATCCAGGACCTGAACGTGCCGGCCATCGCGGCCATCCGCAACCTGCTCGACCGGGGCGTGCAGTCCGGCCTGTTCCGCAAGGGCCTGGACCCGGTGGACATCCACGCCTCCATCTCGGCGCTGTCGTTCTTCAACGTGTCCAACCGGCACACGTTCAGCCTCATCTTCAAGCTCGACATGCAGTCCAAGGCCTACATCGCGCAGCGGCGCGAGAACGTGGTCGAGATGGTGGTGCGCTTCGTGCGCAAGCTCTGA
- a CDS encoding type II 3-dehydroquinate dehydratase, which translates to MKILVLHGPNLNLFGRREPHIYGTTTLAQIDAMLAALAQELGVELATIQSNHEGALVDFLHQHIDSAQGGLVNPAGLTQHGVPLHDAIKAMPFPMLEVHMSNIAAREPWRSHSIISPAVKGTIQGLGPQSYLLGLRGVVDLARQAGRG; encoded by the coding sequence ATGAAGATCCTCGTCCTACACGGCCCGAACCTGAACCTGTTCGGGCGCCGCGAGCCGCACATCTACGGCACCACCACGCTGGCGCAGATCGACGCCATGCTGGCCGCCCTGGCCCAGGAGCTGGGCGTCGAGCTGGCGACGATCCAGTCCAACCACGAGGGCGCGCTGGTCGACTTCCTGCACCAGCACATCGACTCCGCGCAGGGCGGGCTGGTCAACCCGGCCGGCCTCACCCAGCACGGCGTGCCGCTGCACGATGCGATCAAGGCGATGCCGTTCCCGATGCTCGAAGTCCACATGTCGAACATCGCGGCACGCGAGCCCTGGCGCAGCCACTCCATCATCTCGCCGGCAGTCAAGGGCACGATCCAGGGCCTGGGCCCGCAGTCCTACCTGCTCGGCCTGCGCGGCGTCGTCGACCTCGCGCGCCAGGCCGGCCGCGGCTAG
- a CDS encoding TRAP transporter substrate-binding protein, translating to MKPFFRLAAATIALAFAAGTQAQDVQERTIKFGHLNNTDHPVSLGVKRFAELLAAKSGGKLKVQEFPSNQLGNEMQQQSALQGGVQEMSAPATTSLAGIVKEFGLVDFPFSVATYQQADALLDGPLGQALIARLPEKGLVALGYWDLGFRNVTNSRRAISKVEDFDGLKLRVIPNPVFLDTFKAFKANPVPMPFAELYGALESKAVDGQENPFAVILSNKFFEVNKFVSATNHVYAANIVLVSKRFWDRLSPTEQRLMHEAANEARTYQRQTSRAAAAKAVEELKAKGMQYNEVPAAEQARMAQIAKPVTDKFAASYDPAIVKLYNDELARLRK from the coding sequence GTGAAACCGTTTTTCCGCCTCGCCGCGGCCACCATCGCGCTGGCGTTCGCCGCCGGCACCCAGGCCCAGGACGTGCAGGAACGCACCATCAAGTTCGGCCACCTGAACAACACCGACCACCCGGTCAGCCTGGGCGTCAAGCGCTTTGCCGAGCTGCTCGCGGCCAAGAGCGGCGGCAAGCTGAAGGTGCAGGAGTTCCCCTCCAACCAGCTGGGCAACGAGATGCAGCAGCAGTCGGCCCTGCAGGGCGGCGTGCAGGAGATGTCGGCGCCGGCCACCACCTCGCTGGCCGGCATCGTCAAGGAGTTCGGCCTGGTCGACTTCCCGTTCTCGGTGGCCACCTACCAGCAGGCCGACGCGCTGCTGGACGGCCCGCTGGGCCAGGCGCTGATCGCGCGCCTGCCGGAGAAGGGCCTGGTGGCACTGGGCTACTGGGACCTGGGCTTCCGCAACGTCACCAACAGCCGCCGCGCCATCTCCAAGGTGGAGGACTTCGACGGCCTGAAGCTGCGCGTGATCCCGAACCCGGTGTTCCTCGACACCTTCAAGGCGTTCAAGGCCAACCCGGTGCCCATGCCCTTCGCCGAGCTGTACGGCGCGCTCGAGTCCAAGGCCGTCGACGGCCAGGAGAACCCGTTCGCCGTCATCCTGTCGAACAAGTTCTTCGAGGTGAACAAGTTCGTCAGCGCCACCAACCACGTGTACGCCGCCAACATCGTGCTGGTGAGCAAGCGCTTCTGGGACCGCCTGTCGCCCACCGAGCAGCGCCTGATGCACGAGGCCGCCAACGAGGCCCGCACCTACCAGCGCCAGACCAGCCGCGCCGCTGCCGCCAAGGCCGTGGAGGAACTCAAAGCCAAGGGCATGCAGTACAACGAGGTGCCGGCGGCCGAGCAGGCCCGCATGGCGCAGATCGCCAAGCCGGTGACCGACAAGTTCGCCGCCAGCTACGACCCGGCGATCGTCAAGCTGTACAACGACGAGCTGGCACGCCTGCGCAAATGA
- a CDS encoding IclR family transcriptional regulator — translation MQDQEPATGTVHRVLRLLETLANEPEGMPLAAIADDIGMPRSACHRLLADLARHGYVRQLRTQGDYALTTKLPALGLSFLGNAGIVDMAQPVIDRLAEVSGELVRLALVDGDRLTFVAKAQGARSGLRYDPDMGIDVRLSCSAGGHAWLMTLSEERATALVARQGFGSPKEFGPRAPTTFKALMKILEEDRQRGFSLMAEMYAPGMSAIAAPVARRGGETVGVITVAGPLQRLTPARMQALGAPLVAAAAELALASSTSPLFTQRGRMAAAR, via the coding sequence ATGCAAGATCAGGAACCCGCCACCGGCACGGTCCACCGCGTGCTGCGGCTGCTGGAAACGCTGGCCAACGAGCCCGAGGGCATGCCGCTGGCCGCCATCGCCGACGACATCGGCATGCCGCGCAGCGCCTGCCACCGGCTGCTGGCCGACCTGGCCCGCCACGGCTACGTGCGCCAGCTGCGCACCCAGGGCGACTACGCGCTCACCACCAAGCTGCCGGCGCTCGGCCTGAGCTTCCTGGGCAATGCCGGCATCGTGGACATGGCGCAGCCCGTGATCGACCGGCTGGCCGAGGTGTCGGGCGAGCTGGTGCGGCTGGCGCTGGTGGACGGCGACCGGCTGACCTTCGTGGCCAAGGCGCAGGGCGCCCGCTCGGGCCTGCGCTACGACCCCGACATGGGCATCGACGTGCGCCTGTCGTGCAGCGCGGGCGGCCACGCCTGGCTGATGACGCTGTCGGAGGAGCGCGCGACGGCCCTGGTGGCCCGGCAGGGGTTCGGCAGCCCGAAGGAGTTCGGCCCGCGCGCCCCCACCACCTTCAAGGCGCTGATGAAGATCCTGGAGGAGGACCGGCAGCGCGGGTTCAGCCTCATGGCCGAGATGTACGCGCCCGGCATGTCGGCCATCGCGGCGCCGGTGGCGCGGCGCGGCGGCGAGACGGTGGGCGTGATCACGGTAGCCGGTCCGCTGCAGCGGCTGACGCCGGCGCGCATGCAGGCGCTGGGCGCGCCGCTGGTGGCCGCGGCCGCTGAACTGGCGCTGGCCAGCAGCACCTCGCCCCTGTTCACCCAGCGCGGCCGGATGGCGGCTGCACGCTAG
- a CDS encoding DUF1003 domain-containing protein yields the protein MSASARAAHAHPSVSPRVRDLVRRNISRMRQMEEWSKRDRSFADRAADAVARFCGQMGFVWIHAVLFAAWLGWNTLPHLPHFDPYPFTFLTLCVSLEAIFLSAFILISQNYEMRLTERRTQLDLQINLLAEQENTKMLALLQQIARKMGVLDEDDPEVAALSEAVRPEMIGRLIEEAYAEDPAHAHPHPGTQPPSVQPPSGRAG from the coding sequence ATGTCCGCTTCCGCCCGCGCCGCCCACGCCCATCCGTCCGTGTCACCCCGCGTGCGCGACCTGGTGCGTCGCAACATCAGCCGCATGCGGCAGATGGAGGAGTGGTCCAAGCGCGACCGCAGCTTCGCCGACCGCGCCGCCGACGCGGTGGCGCGCTTCTGTGGCCAGATGGGCTTCGTGTGGATCCACGCCGTGCTGTTCGCCGCCTGGCTGGGCTGGAACACGCTGCCGCACCTGCCGCACTTCGATCCCTACCCGTTCACCTTCCTCACGCTGTGCGTCTCGCTGGAGGCGATCTTCCTGTCGGCCTTCATCCTGATCTCGCAGAACTACGAGATGCGGCTGACCGAGCGGCGCACGCAGTTGGACCTGCAGATCAACCTGCTGGCCGAGCAGGAGAACACCAAGATGCTGGCGCTGCTGCAGCAGATCGCCCGCAAGATGGGCGTGCTGGACGAGGACGACCCGGAGGTGGCCGCGCTGTCCGAGGCGGTGCGGCCCGAGATGATCGGGCGCCTGATCGAGGAGGCCTACGCCGAGGACCCGGCGCACGCCCACCCGCACCCGGGCACGCAGCCGCCTAGCGTGCAGCCGCCATCCGGCCGCGCTGGGTGA